The DNA region GCGCGATCCGGCGATCAGGACCAGCCGCGACTGCACCGCTTCGGTCAGGGCGCGGCACATGGCGACCGCCGGCTCCAGATGGCTGCCATAGCCGCGGTTCATGCCGGTCTTGCGCAGTTCGCGGTCATAAACGATGGCCATGTAGCTCGGCACGCCCATGTCCGTGGTGACGTCGAACAGCAGCGGACGGATACCGGCCAACTCGAAGCGGTGCAGCAGATCGCGGACGGACGGCGCGTCGATGCTGGCCAGATCGACCCGCGGCGTCGGCCAGTTCAGCCGGTCGCCGGCATAGCGCCAACAGGCGACGGAATCGCGCTCGATCACCTCGTAAAGGCCGGCGGCGATCGCCTCCAGGATATGGTTGCCGCTGGCCAGCCCGTTGGTGCCCATGGCGTAGAAGCTGCGGGCGCCCGGCTTGGTGCCCGGCGGCATGCTGTGCAGCCCGACCGAGGTCCAGGGCGCGGCGACCGGACGGCCGCTCATCAGATCCCAGCCCCAGGTCCAGATTTCCGGCCGGTCGGGGCGGAAGGCGCCGTGCTTGGTCCCCGGCAGCCGGTCCAGCGGGATGCGGCCATCCGCCGGCAGGTCGTTCCACGCCGCCTCGACATGGGGCAGGCGCAGATGCTCGGCATGGTGGAACTCGATCGCCTCCATCGCGGCGGAAACGGTCGCGGCGGCGAGGCTGAAGCCCTTTCCGGCGCTGCCCGATAGGGTCGGACTGTTCGGCCGGTGCCCGATGACGGTGTGGATGCCCAGGCGGTCCAGCCCGGTCACGTCGGCCAGCCGCGTGATGCCGCAGCGGGCGAAATGGGGCGAGATGCGGGCCAGCGTCTCTTCCGGCGTCGCCGTGCGGTGGGTGCCTAGGAAGAAGCGCTTGGCGGCGCGGTGGACGGTGTCGCCCAGGCGAATGCCGGGAAACTCCGGATAGACGGTATCGGGCGATGCGCTGTCAGCCATGGGATGGGTCAGGACTCGCGGCTCCGGCCGGTTCGGGGGAGTTGGAATGCAATCCCGCGGAGTGCGGGACACCGAGGGGCGGGGCC from Azospirillum ramasamyi includes:
- a CDS encoding YcaO-like family protein, which gives rise to MADSASPDTVYPEFPGIRLGDTVHRAAKRFFLGTHRTATPEETLARISPHFARCGITRLADVTGLDRLGIHTVIGHRPNSPTLSGSAGKGFSLAAATVSAAMEAIEFHHAEHLRLPHVEAAWNDLPADGRIPLDRLPGTKHGAFRPDRPEIWTWGWDLMSGRPVAAPWTSVGLHSMPPGTKPGARSFYAMGTNGLASGNHILEAIAAGLYEVIERDSVACWRYAGDRLNWPTPRVDLASIDAPSVRDLLHRFELAGIRPLLFDVTTDMGVPSYMAIVYDRELRKTGMNRGYGSHLEPAVAMCRALTEAVQSRLVLIAGSRDDFFRRDLVRNQNADGSAEIAALEATPINTDGRRHLNHATPTFEGDITILLTVLRRAGIGQALVFDLTLPEIGIPVVRVLVPGLEGYQFDFYTPGARPLAFAEALKAHASQAQVGSVA